One Pedomonas mirosovicensis genomic region harbors:
- a CDS encoding HvfC/BufC N-terminal domain-containing protein, producing the protein MSLRDLQRDFRAWLREESADAAARLGSPNGLSVYLNTYRSQLMACLAETYQTVRAWIGDAAFEASAATHIDHVPPGSWTLDAYARDFPETLARIYPNDVEVIELARLERALAEIFVAVDATAVSAEALSGIDWDNAMLRLVPTFQLEQATTNAAAIWSAINGGSTPPAAARLPRPAMLAVWRNGFTPRFRTLDSAEAAALAHVANGMTFGALCALVVERHGETDGLALAGGWLGRWLGDGMIAAIDTAPAVRTLPPDQRPSSSL; encoded by the coding sequence ATGAGCCTGCGCGATCTGCAACGCGACTTTCGCGCCTGGCTTAGGGAAGAATCCGCCGATGCTGCCGCACGGCTGGGCAGCCCGAACGGGCTTTCCGTTTATCTCAACACCTATCGCAGCCAGCTGATGGCCTGCCTTGCCGAGACCTATCAGACCGTGCGCGCCTGGATCGGCGACGCCGCCTTCGAGGCGAGTGCCGCTACCCACATCGACCACGTGCCGCCCGGCAGCTGGACACTCGACGCCTATGCGCGGGATTTCCCTGAAACGCTTGCACGGATTTACCCGAACGACGTGGAGGTGATTGAGTTGGCCCGACTGGAGCGGGCGCTTGCGGAAATTTTCGTAGCAGTCGATGCTACTGCCGTTTCCGCAGAGGCGCTGAGCGGCATCGACTGGGACAATGCCATGCTGCGGCTTGTGCCCACCTTCCAGCTAGAGCAAGCAACCACCAACGCCGCCGCGATCTGGTCCGCGATCAATGGGGGATCAACGCCGCCGGCCGCCGCACGGCTGCCGCGCCCGGCAATGCTCGCCGTGTGGCGCAACGGTTTTACGCCCCGCTTCCGCACGCTGGACTCTGCCGAGGCCGCGGCGCTCGCGCATGTGGCCAACGGCATGACCTTCGGCGCGCTCTGCGCCCTCGTGGTCGAGCGGCATGGCGAGACGGACGGCCTTGCCCTGGCGGGCGGCTGGCTCGGCCGGTGGCTGGGCGATGGCATGATCGCCGCCATCGACACCGCGCCAGCCGTCCGGACCTTGCCGCCCGATCAGAGACCTTCGTCGAGCTTGTAG
- the bufB gene encoding MNIO family bufferin maturase, whose protein sequence is MIAAPLHGLGLRKPHYADFLEDQVPVDFVEVISENFMVEGGRPRDILRRIRRRYPVALHGVSMSVGSADGIDRDYLRRLKTLADEVEPLFISDHLCWTRIDGFNSHDLLPLPYTEEALDVVCANVAMAQDMLGRTLLLENPSSYIAFADAAMTEWEFLDAICARTGCDLLLDVNNIYVSAANHGFDPLAYLAGVPAQRVRQIHLAGHSQGRDLLIDTHDKPVPAPVWSLYDAALKRVGPVATMIERDDDIPPLADLLAELEIARGIAAQSQRGAA, encoded by the coding sequence ATGATCGCAGCCCCGCTTCACGGCCTTGGCCTACGCAAGCCCCACTATGCCGATTTTCTTGAAGATCAGGTGCCGGTCGATTTCGTCGAGGTGATCTCGGAGAATTTCATGGTGGAGGGTGGGCGCCCGCGCGACATTCTGCGTCGCATCCGCAGGCGATACCCGGTTGCGCTGCATGGTGTCTCCATGTCGGTGGGCTCCGCCGATGGCATCGACCGCGATTATCTGCGCCGCCTGAAAACGCTGGCCGACGAGGTCGAGCCATTGTTTATCTCCGATCATCTCTGCTGGACGCGGATCGACGGCTTCAACTCCCACGATCTGTTGCCCCTGCCCTATACCGAGGAGGCGCTGGATGTCGTCTGCGCCAACGTCGCCATGGCGCAGGACATGCTGGGGCGCACGCTGCTGCTCGAAAATCCATCCAGCTACATCGCCTTCGCCGACGCCGCGATGACGGAATGGGAATTTCTCGACGCGATCTGCGCGCGCACCGGCTGCGATCTGCTGCTCGATGTGAACAATATTTACGTCAGCGCCGCGAACCACGGGTTTGATCCGCTCGCCTATCTCGCCGGCGTGCCCGCCCAGCGCGTGCGCCAGATCCATCTGGCCGGGCATAGCCAGGGCCGCGACCTCCTGATCGATACCCACGACAAGCCTGTGCCTGCGCCGGTGTGGTCGCTCTATGACGCCGCGCTCAAGCGGGTCGGCCCGGTTGCGACGATGATCGAGCGGGACGACGATATTCCGCCACTTGCCGATCTGCTCGCGGAACTGGAGATCGCCCGCGGCATCGCTGCACAAAGCCAGCGGGGCGCGGCATGA
- the bufA2 gene encoding BufA2 family periplasmic bufferin-type metallophore has protein sequence MMTLSSGLSLAATAAAVALSGAATVAPAHAEGAQTVHCYGINACKGQSDCKTAHNDCKGMNDCKGQGFKMLTAAACEAQGGSLTAPK, from the coding sequence ATGATGACCTTATCCTCCGGCCTCAGCCTTGCCGCAACCGCCGCCGCTGTTGCGCTTTCCGGCGCCGCCACGGTTGCGCCCGCGCATGCCGAAGGCGCTCAGACCGTTCACTGCTATGGCATCAACGCCTGCAAGGGCCAGTCGGACTGCAAGACTGCCCATAATGACTGCAAGGGCATGAACGATTGCAAGGGGCAGGGCTTCAAGATGCTCACCGCCGCCGCCTGCGAGGCGCAGGGCGGCAGCCTGACCGCGCCGAAGTAA
- a CDS encoding DUF1109 domain-containing protein, translated as MDTEQLIQSLTRDVPAVRRHAVSRRIALGLVGGGAITTVLVAVLLGIRPDLHLAMQGYSFWLKWIYTIALGISAVIGVARLARPDDGSFGWLWLAAAPVLLLVGVCAAELAATPMRHWPHMWLGHSWMVCSWTVLGLSLPIFIGLLWSFRWLAPTRLRAAGATAGLAAGALAAAIYCLHCPETSALFVLTWYTLGIVLTTALGALVGPKLLRW; from the coding sequence ATGGATACGGAGCAGCTGATTCAATCGCTGACGCGGGACGTCCCTGCCGTGCGCCGCCACGCAGTCAGCCGGCGTATTGCCCTTGGCCTTGTGGGCGGAGGCGCGATTACCACCGTGCTGGTGGCTGTTCTGCTGGGCATCCGCCCGGATCTGCATCTGGCGATGCAGGGCTACTCCTTCTGGCTGAAGTGGATTTACACAATCGCGCTCGGGATTTCCGCCGTGATCGGGGTTGCGCGGCTCGCCCGGCCTGACGACGGATCGTTCGGCTGGCTGTGGCTGGCGGCGGCGCCTGTGCTGCTGCTCGTTGGCGTCTGCGCCGCCGAGTTGGCGGCGACGCCCATGCGCCACTGGCCGCACATGTGGCTGGGCCACAGCTGGATGGTTTGCTCATGGACCGTGCTGGGGCTTTCCCTGCCGATCTTTATCGGCCTGCTTTGGTCGTTCCGGTGGCTAGCGCCCACCCGGCTGCGGGCCGCGGGCGCAACGGCGGGGCTGGCCGCCGGCGCCCTGGCTGCGGCGATCTATTGCCTGCACTGCCCGGAAACCTCGGCCCTGTTCGTGCTCACCTGGTACACCCTCGGCATCGTGCTGACGACGGCCCTGGGCGCGCTCGTGGGCCCGAAACTGCTGCGCTGGTAG
- a CDS encoding sigma-70 family RNA polymerase sigma factor has protein sequence MRESEEQLQAWMIGGLDGDAAAQAALLRALVPLLRSFYRRRLRGGEDDIEDLVQETLIAIHTRRATYDRERPFTAWLYAIARYRLIDHLRRRRILVPIENLEDILVTEGFEAASSARLDVDRLLASLSPKQARAIRDTHIDGLSVAEAASGAQIGESDVKVSVHRGLKALAALIRSNP, from the coding sequence ATGCGCGAAAGCGAGGAACAGCTACAGGCATGGATGATCGGCGGGTTGGATGGCGATGCCGCAGCCCAGGCCGCCCTGCTGCGCGCCCTCGTGCCGCTGTTACGCTCCTTCTATCGCCGCCGCCTGCGAGGAGGCGAGGATGATATCGAGGATCTGGTGCAGGAGACATTAATCGCCATCCATACGCGGCGCGCCACTTATGACCGCGAGCGACCGTTCACGGCGTGGCTGTATGCGATTGCACGCTACAGGCTGATCGACCATCTCCGCCGACGCCGGATTTTGGTGCCGATTGAAAATCTGGAGGATATTCTGGTTACCGAGGGCTTCGAGGCGGCATCCTCCGCGCGACTGGATGTGGACCGGCTGCTGGCCAGCCTGTCACCGAAGCAGGCGCGCGCGATACGCGATACGCATATCGATGGCCTGAGCGTCGCCGAGGCCGCGAGCGGGGCCCAGATCGGCGAATCCGACGTGAAGGTTTCGGTTCATCGGGGGCTCAAGGCGCTTGCCGCGCTTATCAGGAGCAATCCATGA
- a CDS encoding BufA1 family periplasmic bufferin-type metallophore — translation MTATPAAIAAALALALAAGAAEAAEKNTQPMEKCYGIALAGQNDCKAGAGTSCAGSSKVDYQGNAWKLVKAGTCVKIKTPKGNGSLTPKA, via the coding sequence ATGACCGCAACTCCCGCAGCCATTGCTGCCGCTCTCGCCCTCGCGCTTGCCGCGGGCGCCGCAGAAGCAGCTGAGAAAAACACCCAGCCGATGGAGAAATGCTATGGCATTGCGCTCGCCGGCCAAAACGATTGCAAGGCGGGTGCGGGCACGAGTTGCGCCGGTAGCTCGAAGGTGGATTACCAGGGCAACGCCTGGAAGCTCGTGAAGGCTGGCACCTGCGTCAAGATCAAGACGCCAAAGGGCAACGGCTCCCTCACGCCCAAGGCATAA
- a CDS encoding DoxX family protein: protein MPSLISLYRRAGAWAGRLMPDALLLLIARLGIAAIFFLSGRTKVEGVLTITDSTYALFSSEYALPFLAPETAAYVTTYSEHLFPILLALGLFTRPAAAALLVMTAVIEIFVYPDAWATHLSWAGLLLLLIARGGGAWSLDRLLDR, encoded by the coding sequence ATGCCCTCGCTGATTTCCCTGTACCGCCGCGCAGGCGCGTGGGCGGGTCGATTGATGCCGGATGCCCTGTTGCTGCTCATTGCCCGGCTGGGCATAGCCGCGATCTTCTTCCTGTCCGGCCGTACCAAGGTGGAAGGCGTGCTGACCATTACCGATTCCACCTACGCACTGTTCAGCAGTGAATATGCGCTTCCCTTCCTGGCGCCAGAAACTGCGGCTTATGTGACGACCTATTCCGAGCACTTGTTTCCCATCCTGCTGGCGCTCGGGCTGTTCACCCGGCCAGCGGCGGCAGCTCTTCTCGTCATGACGGCAGTGATCGAAATTTTCGTCTATCCCGATGCCTGGGCAACGCACCTCAGTTGGGCAGGGCTGCTGCTTCTCCTTATTGCCCGCGGTGGCGGGGCATGGTCGCTTGACCGGTTGCTGGATCGTTGA
- a CDS encoding MarR family winged helix-turn-helix transcriptional regulator encodes MREQRQDARPLTDADYRVLADLRHALRRFLCFSEQAAEDAGLTPQQHQALLAIRAAGDQGLTVGALAERLMLRPHSATGLANRLVQHGLVARQPAPQDRRQVVLALTDQANALLTSLSAIHRTELRRMRQELIALLETL; translated from the coding sequence ATGCGCGAACAGAGACAGGATGCCCGCCCCCTGACGGATGCGGATTATCGGGTCCTGGCTGATCTTCGCCATGCGCTGCGGCGGTTTCTCTGCTTCAGTGAACAGGCGGCGGAGGATGCCGGCCTGACGCCCCAGCAGCATCAGGCGCTGCTGGCCATCCGCGCGGCAGGAGATCAGGGGCTGACGGTCGGTGCCCTCGCCGAGCGGCTGATGCTGCGCCCGCACAGCGCGACGGGCCTGGCCAATCGGCTGGTGCAGCACGGTCTGGTGGCCCGGCAACCCGCGCCGCAGGATCGCCGGCAGGTCGTGCTGGCGTTAACGGACCAGGCCAATGCGCTGCTCACGTCGCTGTCCGCCATCCACCGGACAGAATTGCGCCGGATGCGGCAGGAGCTGATTGCGCTGCTGGAAACGCTTTAG